A window of the Arachis duranensis cultivar V14167 chromosome 5, aradu.V14167.gnm2.J7QH, whole genome shotgun sequence genome harbors these coding sequences:
- the LOC107489939 gene encoding alkane hydroxylase MAH1-like, whose translation MAILFFIISILLLFSYLVHRRRCCRTPLLIDWPILGMLPQVLSNLCHIHDFVTNVLRRKGGTGEFMGPWFTKMNYMITSDPMNVHHIMSKSFDNYVKGPQFREIFQAFGDGIVASDSETWKYIRTLQHSLFRRKSFETMVEDTIQKKVLNSLLPIFDHAWLHGEVLDLQDVFSRLTFDETCIMVLGYDPKSLSIEFPLVEVEKAFDEIEECIFYRHIVPRSVWKFQEWLQIGEEKKMTKACKVFDQLLYSCIATKRQELNECNKSNGDDLLSSMMMMGEEKGKMVHDDKFLRDAAFNLFVAGRDTITSALTWFFWLVATHPLVEAKILEEIEKVFAAGVGEKHEILGMEDVKKLVYLHGALCEGLRLFPPVPIERKQSLKRDTLPSGHYVNPNSIILLFTYAMGRFEEIWGKDCLEFKPERWISEKGETIHVPSYKFISFNAGPRTCLGKDLSFLQMKMVASTLLRNYRIQVVENHPTIPTHSIVLLMKHGLKVMITKRQF comes from the coding sequence ATGGCCATATTGTTTTTCATTATATCAATCCTCCTATTATTCTCATATCTTGTTCATCGTAGAAGATGTTGTAGAACACCTCTGTTGATAGATTGGCCAATCCTTGGCATGTTACCACAAGTCCTTAGCAACTTGTGCCATATCCATGATTTTGTAACTAATGTTTTGAGACGAAAAGGTGGCACCGGTGAATTCATGGGGCCATGGTTCACCAAAATGAACTATATGATCACTAGTGACCCCATGAATGTTCATCACATAATGAGCAAAAGCTTTGACAACTATGTCAAGGGTCCCCAGTTTCGCGAGATCTTCCAAGCTTTCGGAGATGGTATTGTGGCTTCAGATTCCGAGACATGGAAATACATTAGGACCTTGCAACATTCCTTGTTCCGGCGAAAGAGTTTCGAGACCATGGTGGAAGATACCATTCAAAAGAAGGTTCTTAATAGCTTGCTTCCGATATTTGATCATGCATGGTTGCATGGAGAGGTtttggatcttcaagatgtGTTTAGTCGATTAACTTTCGACGAAACATGCATCATGGTTTTGGGTTATGATCCTAAGAGTCTCTCAATTGAGTTTCCATTGGTGGAAGTTGAGAAGGCTTTTGACGAAATTGAGGAGTGCATATTCTATAGACACATAGTTCCAAGAAGTGTTTGGAAGTTTCAAGAATGGCTTCAAATTGGTGAGGAGAAGAAGAtgacaaaagcatgcaaagtttTTGACCAACTACTATATTCATGCATTGCAACTAAGCGTCAAGAGTTAAATGAATGCAACAAAAGTAACGGTGATGACTTGCTTAGTTCTATGATGATGATGGGTGAAGAAAAGGGCAAAATGGTCCATGATGATAAGTTTCTAAGAGATGCTGCATTCAATCTTTTTGTAGCTGGAAGAGATACCATAACTTCCGCTCTCACATGGTTCTTTTGGCTTGTTGCTACACACCCATTAGTCGAGGCCAAAATTCTTGAAGAAATCGAAAAAGTTTTTGCTGCTGGTGTTGGAGAAAAACACGAAATTTTAGGGATGGAGGATGTGAAGAAGCTAGTTTACCTACATGGTGCTCTATGTGAAGGTTTGAGGCTATTTCCACCTGTTCCTATTGAACGTAAACAATCATTGAAACGTGACACACTTCCGAGTGGTCATTATGTTAAtccaaattcaattattttgttGTTTACTTATGCAATGGGAAGGTTTGAAGAGATTTGGGGAAAAGATTGCTTGGAGTTCAAGCCAGAGAGATGGATATctgaaaaaggagaaacaatACACGTTCCATCTTATAAGTTTATTAGTTTTAATGCAGGTCCAAGGACATGCTTGGGTAAAGACTTGTCTTTTCTTCAAATGAAAATGGTGGCATCTACTCTTTTGCGCAATTATCGTATACAGGTGGTGGAAAATCATCCTACTATCCCAACTCATTCCATTGTGCTTCTTATGAAGCATGGCTTGAAGGTTATGATAACaaaaagacaattttaa